In Brienomyrus brachyistius isolate T26 chromosome 19, BBRACH_0.4, whole genome shotgun sequence, one DNA window encodes the following:
- the LOC125714458 gene encoding cell cycle control protein 50A-like, giving the protein MMASSYSTKEEDGHQSGAPGPGGGVNAKSRKPDNTAFKQQRLPAWQPILTAGTVLPAFFIIGLLFIPIGIGLYVTSNNIKEYEIDYTGVDMSSPCFNCSQNYSWNSTKPCRCSVSFSLDQPFESNVFMYYGLSNYYQNHRRYVKSRDDSQLNGNLNALKDPSKECEPYRMNDGLPIAPCGAIANSLFNDTLELYYNDPNGTKTLIKLVKTGIAWWTDKHVKFRNPVGDGSNLSAVFQGTTKPVNWQKYVYQLDSDPDNNGFINEDLIVWMRTAALPTFRKLYRIIEKQGDATPTLPRGNYTLLVTYNYPVRSFEGRKRMILSTISWMGGKNPFLGIAYITVGSVCFFLGVVLLIIHHKYGSRSNNADISS; this is encoded by the exons ATGATGGCGTCTAGCTACTCAACGAAAGAGGAAGACGGGCATCAGTCCGGAGCCCCGGGACCCGGCGGCGGCGTTAACGCTAAAAGTAGAAAGCCAGACAACACTGCATTCAAGCAGCAGCGGCTGCCGGCCTGGCAGCCCATCCTGACCGCGGGGACGGTGCTGCCTGCCTTCTTCATCATCGGGCTCCTATTCATCCCCATCGGCATTGGCCTCTATGTAACGTCAAATAACATCAAGGAGTACGAG ATCGATTATACCGGTGTTGACATGTCAAGTCCATGTTTCAACTGCTCTCAGAACTACAGCTGGAACTCTACAAAGCCCTGTAGATGTTCAGTGTCCTTCTCTCTGGATCAGCCCTTTGAG AGCAATGTGTTCATGTACTACGGACTTTCCAACTACTATCAGAACCACCGTCGCTACGTGAAGTCGAGGGATGACAGCCAGCTGAATGGCAACCTGAATGCTCTGAAG GATCCTAGCAAGGAATGTGAGCCATACCGCATGAATGACGGCCTCCCTATAGCTCCCTGTGGGGCCATTGCCAACAGCCTGTTTAATG ATACTTTGGAGTTGTATTACAATGACCCTAATGGAACGAAGACACTGATTAAATTGGTTAAGACGGGCATCGCTTGGTGGACAGACAAGCATGTGAAATTCCGAAACCCAGTGGGAGACGGCTCCAATCTCTCTGCTGTTTTTCAAG GTACCACAAAGCCTGTCAACTGGCAGAAGTACGTCTATCAGCTGGATAGCGACCCCGACAACAACGGCTTCATCAACGAGGATCTGATTGTGTGGATGCGCACGGCGGCGCTGCCCACCTTCCGCAAGCTCTACCGCATCATTGAGAAGCAGGGGGACGCCACCCCTACTCTGCCTCGGGGCAATTACACCTTATTGGTCACGTACA ATTACCCCGTGCGCAGCTTCGAGGGCCGCAAGCGTATGATCTTGAGCACGATTTCCTGGATGGGTGgcaagaatcccttcctgggcATCGCCTACATCACCGTGGGCTCGGTCTGCTTCTTCCTGGGTGTGGTGCTTCTCATCATTCACCACAAGTATGGCAGCCGCAGCAACAACGCTGACATCAGCAGCTAA
- the LOC125714462 gene encoding cytochrome c oxidase subunit 7A2, mitochondrial-like codes for MFRHIQAIQQISRRAISSSARRQVNKVPEKQKMFQEDNGIPIHLKGGSGDALLYRFTMALTVLGTGYVIYELVSASFPKKD; via the exons ATGTTCAGACATATTCAG GCAATCCAGCAAATCTCTCGCCGGGCAATCAGCAGCAGTGCCCGGAGGCAGGTGAACAAGGTGCCTGAGAAGCAGAAAATGTTCCAG gaggacaatggcatACCCATCCACTTGAAGGGAGGCTCTGGTGACGCTCTCCTGTACCGGTTCACGATGGCTCTCACTGTGCTTG GTACTGGCTATGTCATATATGAATTGGTATCTGCTTCTTTTCCCAAGAAGGACTGA